In one Candidatus Nealsonbacteria bacterium genomic region, the following are encoded:
- a CDS encoding threonine--tRNA ligase, which translates to MAKIETIRHSLAHIMATAVQELFPGVKFGIGPVIENGFYYDFSFPKGALNTDDLPKIENKMKEIIKKKISFRKMKLSKQEINKIFKNQPYKLELMNELPKGKATFYESGDFTDLCKGPHVRTIKEINPDAFKLTKTAGAYWRGNEKRPMLTRIYGVGFKTKKELDNYLFNLREVEKRDHRLLGQKLELFSFDEDVGAGLPIWHPKGAILLKIIKDYLYQELTSAGYQWIISPHIGKIDLWKKSGHWDFYRENMYSPIKVEKEQYILKPVNCPFHIKVYQSKIRSYKNLPIKYAEFGTVYRYEKSGVLHGLMRVRGFTQDDAHIWCTSEQLFDETAKLLEHSLKIFRTFGFKEFDIYLSTRPKKYVGTEKGWRKATKALKYVLEKEKLKYCLDKGEGVFYGPKIDIKVKDSLGRPWQCTTIQVDFNLTERFNITYINKKGRKQRPYIIHRALLGSLERFLGVLLENYAGNLPLWLAPEQMWVISVGSKNKKYAKEVGKKLRENNFRCEVKDENETLSKKIRNGELQKIPYLLVVGDKEMKTRAVRPRHNGKDLGQIKLTKFIKKAKIEVEKKR; encoded by the coding sequence ATGGCAAAAATTGAAACAATTCGTCATTCATTAGCGCACATAATGGCAACAGCTGTCCAAGAATTATTCCCTGGAGTAAAATTCGGCATAGGGCCTGTTATTGAAAATGGGTTTTATTATGATTTTAGCTTCCCTAAAGGAGCTTTGAATACAGATGATTTACCGAAAATTGAAAACAAGATGAAAGAAATCATTAAGAAGAAAATCTCTTTTAGAAAAATGAAGTTATCAAAACAAGAAATTAATAAGATATTCAAGAATCAACCTTATAAACTGGAGTTAATGAATGAATTACCAAAAGGAAAGGCAACTTTTTATGAAAGCGGAGATTTTACTGATTTATGCAAAGGTCCCCATGTCAGAACAATAAAAGAAATAAATCCTGATGCCTTTAAATTAACAAAGACAGCCGGTGCTTATTGGAGAGGAAATGAAAAAAGACCAATGTTAACTAGGATTTACGGAGTGGGTTTTAAGACAAAAAAAGAATTAGATAATTACCTTTTTAACCTAAGAGAAGTTGAGAAAAGAGACCACCGTCTTTTAGGTCAAAAATTAGAACTGTTTTCTTTTGATGAAGATGTAGGAGCCGGATTACCTATATGGCATCCAAAAGGAGCTATTTTGCTAAAGATTATCAAGGATTATCTCTATCAAGAATTGACTTCTGCAGGATATCAATGGATAATCAGCCCCCATATTGGCAAAATAGACCTCTGGAAAAAATCAGGTCATTGGGATTTTTATAGAGAAAATATGTATTCTCCAATAAAAGTTGAAAAAGAACAGTATATATTAAAACCAGTGAACTGTCCTTTTCATATAAAAGTTTATCAATCCAAGATAAGAAGTTATAAAAACCTGCCGATTAAATATGCGGAATTCGGTACTGTTTACCGTTATGAGAAATCAGGAGTTCTGCATGGTTTGATGAGAGTAAGAGGCTTTACCCAAGATGATGCCCATATCTGGTGCACCTCAGAACAATTATTTGACGAAACCGCAAAGCTATTAGAGCACAGCCTGAAGATCTTTCGAACCTTTGGCTTCAAAGAATTTGACATTTACCTCTCTACCAGGCCTAAAAAATATGTAGGTACAGAAAAAGGATGGAGAAAAGCGACAAAGGCCTTAAAATATGTCCTTGAAAAAGAAAAGCTGAAATATTGTCTTGATAAAGGCGAAGGAGTATTTTACGGTCCAAAGATTGACATTAAAGTAAAAGATTCTTTGGGAAGGCCCTGGCAGTGCACAACAATTCAGGTAGATTTCAACCTAACTGAAAGATTCAATATAACTTATATTAATAAAAAAGGAAGAAAGCAAAGACCCTATATAATTCATAGAGCTTTACTCGGTTCTCTGGAAAGGTTTCTGGGAGTTTTATTAGAAAATTATGCAGGCAATCTGCCTTTGTGGTTGGCTCCCGAACAAATGTGGGTAATATCGGTTGGTTCAAAAAATAAAAAATATGCCAAAGAGGTTGGAAAAAAGCTTAGGGAAAATAATTTCCGATGTGAGGTTAAAGATGAAAATGAAACCTTATCCAAAAAAATCAGAAATGGAGAGCTTCAGAAAATCCCCTATCTTTTGGTTGTGGGAGATAAAGAAATGAAAACAAGAGCAGTAAGACCAAGACATAATGGAAAAGACTTGGGTCAAATAAAATTGACAAAATTTATCAAAAAAGCGAAAATAGAAGTAGAAAAGAAAAGGTAA